The following coding sequences lie in one Apium graveolens cultivar Ventura chromosome 1, ASM990537v1, whole genome shotgun sequence genomic window:
- the LOC141712276 gene encoding secreted RxLR effector protein 161-like, whose amino-acid sequence MKDLGYASFVLGIQIHRDRSRGILGLSQKSYIEKILERYGMKDCAPMDTPVSKGDKFSLKQCPKNELEIREMQRIPHASVVESLMYAQVCTRPDITFIVGMLGRYLSNPGMEQWKAVKRVLRYLKKTKDYILTYRKSDHLEIIGYSDSDFGGYKNERKSTSGYVYLLDGGAISWRSAKQTLIASSTMAAEYITYFCGIQSSFMAAKLCHWFAYP is encoded by the coding sequence ATGAAGGATCTTGGTTACGCATCTTTTGTATTAGGAATTCAGATACATCGAGATCGCTCTCGAGGTATTCTTGGATTGTCACAAAAGAGCTATATCGAAAAGATCCTGGAAAGGTATGGTATGAAAGATTGTGCACCAATGGATACACCCGTGTCTAAGGGAGACAAATTTAGTCTCAAACAGTGTCCCAAGAATGAACTTGAGATAAGGGAAATGCAAAGGATACCGCATGCATCGGTAGTGGAAAGCCTAATGTATGCTCAAGTTTGTACTCGTCCTGACATAACATTCATTGTTGGAATGTTGGGAAGATATTTGAGTAATCCGGGAATGGAGCAATGGAAAGCAGTGAAACGAGTCTTACGGTatttgaagaaaacaaaagacTATATACTCACATACAGGAAATCAGATCATCTAGAAATCATTGGATATTCAGATTCTGACTTTGGAGGAtacaaaaatgaaagaaaatctACTTCGGGCTATGTTTATTTACTGGATGGTGGAGCGATTTCATGGAGGTCTGCCAAACAGACGCTCATAGCTTCATCCACCATGGCTGCAGAATATATAACATATTTTTGTGGCATCCAATCAAGCTTTATGGCTGCGAAACTTTGTCACTGGTTTGCATATCCTTGA